In one window of Zhongshania aliphaticivorans DNA:
- a CDS encoding DUF1329 domain-containing protein, with product MIIKKYDHNYGRRQLLKNMAAGAAAGVLMPLEKLFAAGADLSKAYPDEVMSIDMYTKGKISTGDYLTAENVDIVKELLDPIVFDQIKTMGRRIRIRPTTTDFSVMFPAEFHAKTIENMNNGVTAIFDKQGNVKTKDGKNWTGGLPFPSPRTGAEIQANLAMSWGRADYNQYAINDTVINPDGSKAYDYEFIWAELQVQARLDGTVFRNMDDLLRFQTVYFTSTQDVAGSSFLSTWYYDQAKFPELYGYLPQFRRVRQFPTNQRFEPLIPGVTWFLTDPWAAGDPMLTWGDYKVIERKPMLGGFNAKWNGDHENWLAGTHGGPNGDTFWDTDYELSPEVAILESKPIGYPRAPVGKRLAYIDMRNNMYCGNIRFDRQDKPWVNFETNFGQYKLGDKVVLGPDGKSPAWSWINIHSFDAQTRRMSRAAHQKENKGGHKSEFSFDNDKAYSRFFTQQALQRLGQV from the coding sequence ATGATAATTAAAAAATATGACCACAATTACGGCCGCCGACAGCTTTTAAAGAATATGGCTGCTGGTGCTGCGGCAGGTGTGTTAATGCCCTTAGAGAAATTGTTTGCGGCGGGGGCTGATCTTTCAAAAGCTTATCCCGATGAAGTGATGTCTATCGATATGTACACTAAAGGCAAGATCAGTACGGGAGATTATTTAACCGCTGAGAATGTTGATATTGTTAAAGAACTTCTAGATCCCATTGTGTTTGATCAAATTAAAACAATGGGGCGTAGAATAAGAATTCGACCTACAACCACTGATTTTAGTGTGATGTTTCCGGCAGAATTTCATGCCAAAACCATTGAAAATATGAATAATGGTGTTACCGCTATATTTGATAAGCAAGGTAACGTTAAGACAAAAGACGGTAAGAATTGGACGGGTGGTCTGCCTTTCCCTAGTCCTCGTACGGGTGCCGAGATACAAGCCAATTTAGCAATGAGTTGGGGGAGAGCGGATTATAATCAGTACGCAATTAACGATACGGTGATTAACCCAGACGGCTCTAAGGCCTATGATTACGAGTTCATTTGGGCAGAGCTGCAGGTTCAGGCTAGGCTTGACGGCACCGTTTTCCGTAATATGGATGATCTGTTACGATTCCAAACAGTGTATTTCACCTCGACTCAGGACGTTGCCGGTAGCTCGTTCCTTTCTACATGGTATTACGATCAAGCCAAATTCCCAGAGCTATACGGCTATCTTCCCCAGTTCCGCCGAGTGCGTCAGTTCCCAACCAATCAGCGTTTTGAGCCTCTCATTCCTGGTGTTACTTGGTTCTTAACTGACCCCTGGGCAGCGGGTGACCCTATGCTTACTTGGGGTGATTATAAAGTCATTGAGCGCAAACCCATGCTCGGTGGTTTTAATGCCAAGTGGAATGGTGACCACGAAAATTGGCTAGCCGGCACCCATGGTGGTCCTAATGGCGACACCTTTTGGGATACCGATTATGAATTGTCTCCAGAGGTTGCCATTCTTGAGTCAAAACCAATCGGCTATCCGCGAGCACCGGTAGGAAAACGTCTAGCGTATATTGATATGCGTAACAATATGTACTGCGGAAACATCCGTTTTGATCGCCAGGACAAGCCATGGGTTAACTTTGAAACTAACTTTGGTCAATACAAATTAGGTGACAAGGTAGTGTTGGGTCCAGATGGAAAATCACCAGCATGGTCATGGATTAATATTCATTCCTTTGATGCGCAAACACGTCGTATGAGTCGCGCAGCACACCAGAAGGAGAATAAAGGTGGGCATAAGTCTGAATTCAGTTTCGATAATGATAAAGCTTATAGCCGATTCTTTACTCAGCAGGCCTTACAACGCTTAGGTCAGGTCTAA
- a CDS encoding WD40/YVTN/BNR-like repeat-containing protein, translating to MIKMIERCSAILLVLFFTGNVAFATNTKANLVVGGTPHQALFDIDIEGDKGFAVGSGGQIFRTDDGGKNWILESNDNSLSLLGVSFSASRAIAVGQFGVIVLRENDGTWRKVESGTSERIFNVDINNSGYAVAVGAFGLILRSTDNGLSWARVSPDWSNTFHDPDMRLGGFFEPNLYGVKINESGRSWIVGELALVLASNDSGLTWAVNHAGGSSDVEVSPTLSAIDVRDDGTAFAVGQEGYILKSNDLGDTWNKLSSVTHQNLLGVTSLASGLVVAPGMREILLSFNDGETWTSAEGLDIKTGWYGSAAASEDGSSAIVVGNNANIIEINYKN from the coding sequence ATGATAAAAATGATTGAAAGATGCTCGGCCATACTACTCGTACTATTTTTTACGGGTAATGTCGCTTTTGCAACGAATACGAAGGCCAATCTTGTCGTAGGTGGTACGCCTCATCAGGCCTTGTTTGATATCGACATAGAGGGTGATAAAGGTTTTGCCGTAGGCTCTGGTGGTCAAATATTTCGAACTGATGATGGTGGTAAAAACTGGATATTAGAAAGTAATGACAATTCCTTATCGTTACTGGGTGTGAGTTTTAGTGCTTCTAGGGCAATCGCGGTTGGCCAGTTTGGTGTTATCGTTTTACGAGAAAACGATGGAACTTGGCGCAAGGTAGAAAGTGGAACCAGTGAAAGAATTTTTAATGTTGATATAAACAATAGTGGTTACGCAGTTGCGGTTGGCGCTTTTGGTCTAATTCTTAGGTCAACTGATAACGGTTTAAGTTGGGCGCGTGTATCACCCGATTGGAGCAATACATTTCATGACCCCGATATGCGTCTTGGTGGTTTTTTTGAACCCAATCTTTACGGCGTGAAAATTAATGAATCAGGTCGCTCGTGGATTGTTGGCGAGCTCGCCTTAGTTCTTGCATCCAATGATAGCGGGCTGACATGGGCTGTCAATCATGCGGGTGGTAGTTCTGATGTTGAGGTATCACCCACTTTGTCTGCTATAGATGTCCGCGATGATGGAACCGCATTTGCAGTTGGACAGGAGGGCTATATTCTCAAAAGCAACGATTTAGGTGATACATGGAATAAGCTGTCTTCAGTAACTCACCAAAACCTATTAGGCGTTACTTCATTGGCATCTGGGTTAGTTGTTGCACCGGGCATGAGGGAAATCCTGCTGAGTTTTAATGATGGTGAAACTTGGACTTCTGCAGAAGGCTTGGATATTAAAACAGGATGGTATGGGTCGGCTGCCGCTTCCGAGGATGGTTCGTCTGCGATTGTTGTCGGTAATAACGCCAATATAATTGAAATTAATTATAAGAATTAA